One Maribacter cobaltidurans genomic window carries:
- the rluF gene encoding 23S rRNA pseudouridine(2604) synthase RluF gives MTGESKQTRINKYLSEVGYCSRRAADKLIEQGRVTINGKIPEMGTKISEGDLVQVDGETISESSEKPVYLAFNKPVGIVCTTDTGVEKNNIIDFINYPTRIFPIGRLDKPSEGLIFLTNDGDIVNKILRARNNHEKEYLVTVDKPITPQFLKKMRSGVPILDTVTRECEVYQVSKYQFRIILTQGLNRQIRRMCEYLDFRVKKLKRIRIMNVTLDIPVGKWRKLTPVELNEINRLVRNSSKTHGG, from the coding sequence ATGACCGGTGAAAGCAAACAAACCAGAATTAATAAATATTTAAGCGAAGTTGGATATTGTTCCCGCCGGGCAGCCGATAAGCTCATTGAGCAAGGACGTGTAACCATTAATGGAAAAATTCCTGAAATGGGCACAAAAATTTCTGAGGGAGATTTGGTACAAGTGGATGGGGAGACTATTTCAGAATCTTCAGAGAAGCCCGTATACCTAGCCTTCAACAAACCCGTTGGCATTGTCTGTACCACGGATACCGGAGTAGAGAAGAACAATATCATCGACTTTATAAATTACCCAACACGTATTTTTCCCATTGGAAGGTTGGATAAACCTAGCGAAGGTTTAATTTTCCTTACCAATGACGGTGATATTGTCAATAAAATACTAAGGGCCAGGAATAACCATGAAAAGGAATATCTGGTTACAGTAGATAAACCTATAACCCCTCAATTTTTAAAAAAAATGAGGAGTGGGGTACCCATATTGGATACGGTCACTAGGGAATGTGAGGTGTACCAAGTGAGTAAATATCAATTTAGGATTATCCTCACCCAAGGCCTGAACCGTCAGATTAGACGCATGTGCGAATACTTGGACTTTCGTGTGAAAAAATTGAAACGCATCAGGATCATGAACGTTACCTTGGATATACCTGTAGGAAAATGGAGGAAACTTACCCCGGTAGAACTGAATGAAATTAACAGACTAGTACGTAATTCCTCTAAAACCCATGGCGGGTAG
- a CDS encoding serine hydrolase encodes MDSLDQFEVQVRYTKIDRKNDSILFTDYDFQVDEENYFYPASTVKFPIAVLGLERLNETDSLNREVRYYIEGDTIESSFSKDILQIFTVSDNLANNRLVELLGQDAINESLMKKGIGPLRISHRLGYHSEGLSTKPLIIYLNDSTTAMTLPTVNSAPEPLTLNNINKGIGYYEDGVLIQKPFDFSLKNYYPIKAQHDVLKRVIFPDHFKTDQQFNLSQEQRTFLLETMKTLPRNAGYDPKEYYDGYCKFFIYGDTKDTIPSYMEIYNKVGFAYGTLTDCAYIKDTKNNVDFLLTATILVNKDGIFNDDAYEYDEIGIPFLAELGREIYRLELEKTR; translated from the coding sequence ATGGATAGTCTTGACCAATTTGAGGTGCAGGTTAGATATACCAAAATTGATAGAAAAAATGACAGTATTTTATTTACGGATTATGATTTTCAGGTCGATGAAGAAAATTATTTCTATCCGGCCAGTACGGTAAAGTTTCCCATTGCCGTTTTAGGGTTGGAACGATTGAACGAAACCGATTCCCTGAACAGGGAGGTGCGTTACTATATTGAAGGGGACACCATAGAATCCTCATTTTCAAAGGACATCCTACAAATATTTACCGTAAGTGACAATCTGGCCAATAACAGATTGGTAGAGCTATTAGGTCAAGACGCCATTAATGAGTCCCTTATGAAAAAAGGGATTGGGCCGCTTCGCATTTCTCATAGATTGGGTTATCATTCAGAAGGTTTAAGCACAAAACCATTGATTATCTATTTAAACGATAGCACGACGGCAATGACCCTACCCACGGTAAATAGCGCCCCAGAACCTCTAACTTTGAACAATATTAATAAAGGTATTGGGTATTACGAAGATGGGGTTCTAATCCAAAAACCCTTCGATTTTTCATTAAAAAATTATTACCCGATCAAGGCGCAACATGATGTTTTGAAAAGGGTCATTTTCCCTGATCATTTTAAAACCGACCAGCAATTCAACCTATCCCAAGAGCAAAGAACCTTTTTATTGGAAACGATGAAAACCCTTCCAAGAAATGCCGGCTATGACCCCAAAGAATATTACGATGGTTATTGCAAATTTTTTATCTATGGTGATACCAAGGATACCATTCCGTCCTATATGGAAATCTACAATAAGGTTGGTTTTGCGTATGGCACACTTACTGATTGCGCCTATATCAAGGATACAAAAAACAATGTTGACTTTTTACTTACCGCCACCATTTTGGTGAACAAGGACGGTATCTTCAATGATGATGCCTATGAATATGACGAAATTGGCATTCCATTTCTTGCAGAGCTAGGTAGGGAAATTTATAGATTGGAGTTAGAAAAAACGAGATAA
- a CDS encoding carboxymuconolactone decarboxylase family protein — protein sequence MSNPVEEFNAYRSKMNDKILADNNKIIKRIFNLDTNAFSKGALDVKTKELLGLVASTVLRCDDCVKYHLESSYKEGISKEEVMETLSIATLIGGTIVIPHLRRAYEYWETLEDNQG from the coding sequence ATGTCAAATCCAGTTGAGGAATTTAATGCCTATCGTTCCAAAATGAACGATAAAATATTGGCGGACAACAATAAGATCATCAAACGTATCTTTAATTTGGATACTAACGCATTCTCCAAAGGTGCGTTGGATGTAAAAACCAAGGAACTTCTGGGCCTTGTGGCTTCCACCGTACTTAGATGTGATGATTGTGTAAAATATCATTTGGAGAGTTCTTACAAGGAAGGTATATCCAAAGAGGAAGTTATGGAAACCCTAAGCATTGCTACATTGATTGGGGGGACCATTGTAATTCCCCACCTTAGAAGGGCCTATGAGTATTGGGAGACCTTGGAAGACAACCAAGGTTAA
- a CDS encoding arsenate-mycothiol transferase ArsC, with protein MFKELRNSIKELEGYVPVKERLPILQALVAYIQEKKDEGDSINLNFVCTHNSRRSHLSQIWAQTMAAYFQISKVYCYSGGTEATALFPKVLETLEDSGFKTFKFAKGDNPIYFIKYAPNCQSIIGFSKTYDDVFNPESNFAAIMTCGHADENCPFIPGAEKRIPMTFDDPKDYDGTELQTQKYRERSLEIASQLYYVFSKIV; from the coding sequence ATGTTCAAGGAATTAAGAAACAGCATAAAAGAATTAGAGGGATACGTCCCTGTTAAAGAGCGCCTACCAATACTGCAAGCATTGGTGGCCTATATTCAGGAAAAAAAGGACGAAGGGGATAGTATAAATTTAAACTTTGTCTGCACCCATAATTCAAGGAGAAGCCATTTATCTCAAATTTGGGCACAGACAATGGCGGCCTATTTTCAAATCTCTAAGGTATATTGTTATTCCGGTGGGACGGAAGCCACTGCTTTGTTTCCAAAAGTTTTGGAAACCTTGGAAGACTCTGGGTTTAAAACATTTAAGTTCGCAAAAGGGGATAATCCGATTTATTTCATTAAGTACGCACCAAATTGCCAATCCATTATTGGTTTTTCAAAAACCTATGATGACGTCTTTAATCCAGAATCTAATTTTGCGGCCATTATGACCTGTGGCCATGCGGACGAAAATTGTCCGTTTATTCCCGGTGCCGAAAAGCGCATACCCATGACCTTTGATGACCCAAAGGATTATGACGGAACCGAGCTGCAAACTCAAAAATATAGGGAGCGAAGTTTGGAAATAGCATCGCAGCTATACTATGTTTTTTCGAAAATAGTCTAA
- the tatC gene encoding twin-arginine translocase subunit TatC, with the protein MAKSSTTSPDEMSFLDHLEELRWHLIRSTLAVVIIGIVAFVFSRFIFDVIIFGPLDMDFPTYKIFCDAATSIGMESDFCKEKVPFTIQSRTMSGQFSADIWTAIWAGLIIGFPYILFELWKFISPGLYEKERKHSKGFIFIASLLFFLGVLFGYYIVAPLSINFLGSYQVSELVLNEFDLDNYIGLLRSAVLACGIIFELPIIIYFLTKVGLVTPEIMKKYRKIALVIVLIISAVITPPDVTSQIIVAIPVLILYQASIYISARVLKSEAKKEAKRKKNNVKSS; encoded by the coding sequence ATGGCAAAAAGTAGTACGACCTCCCCAGATGAGATGTCATTTTTAGACCATCTGGAAGAATTGAGATGGCATTTAATCCGATCTACATTGGCCGTAGTCATCATTGGCATCGTGGCCTTTGTTTTTAGTAGGTTCATTTTTGATGTTATTATTTTCGGCCCCTTAGACATGGATTTTCCTACGTATAAAATCTTTTGTGATGCCGCAACTTCCATTGGAATGGAATCGGATTTTTGTAAGGAAAAGGTTCCCTTTACCATTCAAAGTAGAACCATGTCCGGGCAATTTTCTGCGGATATCTGGACGGCTATTTGGGCCGGTTTAATTATTGGTTTCCCCTATATTCTTTTTGAATTGTGGAAATTTATTAGTCCCGGACTGTATGAAAAAGAACGTAAGCACTCCAAAGGATTCATTTTTATAGCATCACTCCTATTCTTTCTTGGTGTTTTGTTCGGATACTATATTGTAGCGCCTTTATCCATTAATTTTCTGGGATCTTATCAGGTAAGTGAACTTGTACTTAATGAATTTGACCTGGATAATTATATAGGACTTCTAAGGTCGGCAGTCTTAGCCTGTGGAATTATTTTTGAACTTCCGATTATCATTTATTTTTTAACAAAGGTGGGCTTGGTAACTCCGGAGATTATGAAGAAGTACCGTAAAATAGCCTTGGTCATCGTATTGATTATTTCGGCCGTGATCACACCGCCTGATGTAACCAGTCAGATTATCGTGGCCATCCCCGTACTTATTCTATATCAAGCTAGTATTTATATATCAGCCAGGGTATTGAAAAGCGAAGCAAAAAAAGAAGCTAAACGAAAAAAGAACAATGTCAAATCCAGTTGA
- the lptB gene encoding LPS export ABC transporter ATP-binding protein → MKLRAENIMKSYRGRKVVKGISLEVNQGEIVGLLGPNGAGKTTSFYMIVGLIKPNGGNIYLDDMEITKFPMYKRAQNGIGYLAQEASVFRKLSIEKNILSVLQLTKLSKKEQLMKMESLIEEFGLGHIRKNRGDLLSGGERRRTEIARALATDPKFILLDEPFAGVDPVAVEDIQRIVAQLKNKNIGILITDHNVQETLAITERSYLMFEGGILKSGIPEDLAADEMVRKVYLGQNFELRKKKLDF, encoded by the coding sequence ATGAAGCTTAGAGCAGAAAATATAATGAAATCCTACCGGGGCCGCAAAGTGGTCAAGGGCATTTCGCTTGAGGTTAATCAAGGTGAAATTGTTGGACTTCTAGGACCTAATGGTGCCGGTAAGACGACATCGTTCTATATGATTGTGGGTTTAATTAAGCCCAATGGTGGGAATATATATTTGGATGATATGGAAATCACCAAGTTCCCCATGTACAAAAGGGCCCAGAACGGTATTGGCTATCTGGCCCAGGAGGCATCGGTTTTCCGTAAATTAAGTATTGAAAAAAATATTCTCAGCGTACTTCAGCTCACCAAGCTAAGCAAGAAAGAACAGCTCATGAAAATGGAGTCCTTAATAGAGGAATTTGGTTTGGGGCATATTCGCAAGAACCGTGGGGACTTATTATCCGGTGGAGAAAGAAGACGGACAGAAATCGCAAGGGCATTGGCAACAGACCCGAAATTCATTCTACTGGATGAACCTTTTGCAGGGGTTGACCCTGTAGCTGTGGAGGACATTCAACGTATCGTAGCCCAACTTAAAAACAAAAATATTGGCATATTGATAACTGACCATAATGTTCAGGAAACTTTGGCCATTACGGAACGATCTTATTTGATGTTCGAAGGAGGTATTCTTAAGTCGGGAATACCGGAAGACCTTGCCGCAGATGAAATGGTACGTAAAGTTTATCTAGGCCAGAACTTTGAGCTTAGAAAAAAGAAGTTGGATTTTTGA
- a CDS encoding KpsF/GutQ family sugar-phosphate isomerase translates to MIKLNNTLTSNSTILELAKRTIERERDAIGHLATLLDEDFSKAVDCILNSKGRVIISGIGKSAIIASKIVATLNSTGTPAIFMHAADAIHGDLGTIQDNDVVICISKSGSTPEIKMLVPLIKRGKNTLIGMTGNLDSFLAKQADFILNTFVEKEACPNDLAPTTSTTAQLVMGDALAIVLLELRGFSSADFAKYHPGGALGKRLYLRVGDIAKNNQIPAVQTKTEVKQVIVEISKKMLGVTAVLDGNKVVGIVTDGDIRRMLNNHDNIKGLTASDIMTTDPKTIEMDTLAIKALELMQKKGISQLLAMDKGEYSGVIHLHNLINEGIL, encoded by the coding sequence TTGATAAAATTAAATAATACATTGACATCCAATAGCACTATTCTTGAATTGGCAAAGAGAACTATTGAAAGGGAACGGGACGCCATTGGGCATCTTGCGACCTTATTGGATGAGGACTTTTCAAAAGCAGTAGATTGCATATTAAATTCCAAGGGGCGGGTGATTATATCCGGAATTGGAAAGAGCGCCATCATCGCCTCAAAAATTGTGGCCACGCTTAATTCGACAGGCACACCTGCCATATTCATGCATGCAGCAGATGCTATCCATGGGGATTTAGGTACCATTCAGGATAACGATGTGGTCATCTGTATTTCAAAAAGCGGCAGCACCCCTGAGATAAAAATGCTGGTCCCCCTCATTAAAAGAGGTAAAAATACTTTGATAGGAATGACGGGGAACCTTGATTCCTTTTTGGCCAAACAGGCCGATTTTATTTTAAACACTTTTGTTGAAAAGGAAGCCTGTCCCAACGACTTGGCTCCTACCACCAGTACTACTGCGCAATTGGTCATGGGCGATGCCCTTGCCATTGTCCTATTGGAACTAAGAGGGTTCAGTAGTGCCGATTTTGCCAAGTACCATCCCGGTGGTGCCTTGGGCAAACGACTATACTTGAGGGTTGGGGATATTGCCAAAAACAATCAAATACCAGCGGTGCAAACGAAAACTGAAGTAAAACAGGTCATTGTAGAAATTTCAAAAAAAATGTTAGGTGTTACGGCAGTATTGGATGGAAATAAAGTGGTAGGAATCGTTACCGATGGTGATATCCGTCGAATGCTCAACAATCATGATAACATTAAGGGGCTAACCGCTTCGGATATCATGACCACAGACCCCAAAACCATAGAAATGGACACGCTGGCCATAAAAGCACTGGAATTGATGCAAAAAAAGGGAATATCACAACTATTGGCAATGGACAAAGGAGAATACTCCGGTGTTATTCATTTACATAACCTTATAAACGAAGGTATTTTATAA
- the recQ gene encoding DNA helicase RecQ has translation MSLNEIDIHGALKKYFGFSQFKGLQEGVIKNVLKGNNTFVIMPTGGGKSLCYQLPALMQEGTAIVVSPLIALMKNQVDAIRGVSAEMGIAHVLNSSLNKTEIKQVKKDIMDGTTKLLYVAPESLTKEENVEFLRSVRVSFVAVDEAHCISEWGHDFRPEYRNLKSIVGRLGDDIPIIGLTATATPKVQEDIIKNLGIGDATVFKASFNRPNLFYEVRTKTENVDADIIRFVKQNEGKSGIVYCLSRKKVEELAQVLQVNGISAVPYHAGFDAKTRSKYQDMFLMEDVDVVVATIAFGMGIDKPDVRFVIHHDIPKSIESYYQETGRAGRDGGEGHCLAFYSYKDVEKLEKFMSGKPVAEQEIGNALLQEVVAYAETSMSRRKFMLHYFGEEFDEENGEGADMDDNTRNPKEKVEAMDDAVKLLKVVQGTSEKFKSKEIVNTLRGKNNALISSHKTNEKEFFGIGSDKDKSHWMALKRQMLVAGYFKKDIEQYGVIRITEKGRDFLKNPHSFMMTKDHVYNAENDNAIVGAAKSGGVADEKLLKQLKDLRKSQANKLGVPPFVVFQDPSLEDMALKYPVTLEELLNVHGVGEGKAKKYGKPFVAFIASYVEENDILRPDDLVVKSTGANSGLKLYIIQNVDRKLPLDDIASAKGLDIPELIKEMEQIVYSGTKLNLDYWIDEVLDEDQQEEIHEYFLEAESDNLEEAMKEFDGEYEDEELRLYRLKFISEVAN, from the coding sequence ATAAGTTTGAATGAGATTGATATACATGGCGCATTAAAAAAGTATTTTGGTTTTTCTCAGTTTAAAGGACTTCAAGAAGGCGTTATAAAAAATGTTTTAAAGGGTAATAATACCTTTGTTATTATGCCAACGGGCGGAGGAAAGTCCCTTTGCTATCAATTACCGGCCTTAATGCAAGAGGGTACCGCCATAGTAGTTTCCCCTTTAATAGCTTTAATGAAAAATCAAGTTGATGCGATTCGAGGCGTTTCTGCCGAGATGGGAATTGCCCATGTGCTTAATTCCTCCTTGAACAAAACCGAAATAAAGCAGGTTAAAAAGGATATTATGGATGGTACCACAAAATTACTCTATGTTGCACCTGAATCCTTGACCAAGGAGGAAAATGTGGAATTTTTACGTTCCGTTAGAGTTTCCTTTGTAGCCGTAGATGAAGCCCATTGCATTTCTGAATGGGGACATGATTTTAGACCTGAATATAGGAATCTTAAATCCATTGTTGGTCGCCTTGGAGATGATATTCCCATCATAGGATTGACGGCAACGGCAACGCCAAAGGTTCAGGAAGATATCATTAAGAATCTGGGTATAGGGGATGCCACCGTATTCAAGGCATCTTTCAACAGACCCAATTTATTTTATGAGGTAAGGACAAAGACAGAAAACGTGGATGCGGATATCATTCGGTTTGTTAAACAGAACGAGGGTAAGTCGGGCATTGTTTACTGTTTAAGCCGTAAAAAGGTAGAGGAACTTGCACAAGTGCTTCAAGTAAACGGTATTAGTGCCGTACCTTATCATGCGGGTTTTGATGCCAAGACACGATCTAAATATCAGGATATGTTCTTGATGGAGGATGTAGATGTCGTTGTGGCGACCATTGCTTTTGGAATGGGAATAGACAAACCGGATGTGCGATTTGTAATACATCATGATATTCCTAAAAGTATTGAGAGCTACTATCAGGAAACAGGTAGGGCCGGCAGGGATGGGGGCGAAGGACACTGTTTGGCATTCTATTCCTATAAAGATGTGGAAAAGCTGGAGAAATTCATGTCGGGAAAACCGGTTGCGGAACAGGAAATAGGAAATGCACTTTTACAGGAGGTGGTGGCCTATGCGGAAACCTCTATGTCTCGCCGAAAATTTATGCTTCATTATTTTGGGGAGGAGTTTGACGAGGAGAACGGGGAAGGCGCAGATATGGACGACAATACCAGAAACCCCAAGGAAAAGGTAGAGGCTATGGACGATGCTGTCAAATTGTTGAAGGTGGTCCAAGGAACAAGTGAAAAATTTAAGTCTAAGGAAATAGTGAATACACTACGAGGAAAGAACAATGCCTTGATCAGTTCACATAAGACCAATGAAAAGGAATTTTTTGGGATTGGTTCCGATAAAGACAAAAGTCATTGGATGGCCCTGAAAAGACAAATGTTGGTGGCAGGCTATTTTAAAAAGGATATTGAGCAATATGGCGTAATTCGTATTACCGAGAAAGGCCGGGATTTTCTAAAGAATCCCCATTCATTCATGATGACAAAAGATCATGTTTATAATGCCGAAAATGACAATGCCATCGTAGGTGCCGCAAAGTCCGGTGGTGTTGCCGATGAAAAATTGCTCAAGCAATTAAAAGATTTAAGAAAGTCACAGGCCAATAAATTGGGAGTTCCCCCTTTTGTGGTCTTCCAAGATCCATCCCTTGAGGATATGGCGCTTAAATACCCTGTCACTCTGGAAGAACTTCTCAACGTTCACGGAGTCGGGGAGGGAAAGGCAAAGAAGTATGGAAAGCCTTTTGTTGCTTTTATTGCCTCGTATGTGGAAGAAAATGACATTCTCCGTCCGGATGACCTTGTGGTCAAGAGTACGGGGGCCAATTCAGGCTTGAAACTGTATATTATCCAAAATGTGGATAGGAAGCTGCCCTTGGATGATATCGCTTCAGCAAAAGGATTGGACATACCGGAACTTATCAAGGAAATGGAACAAATTGTATACAGCGGCACCAAGCTCAACTTGGATTATTGGATCGATGAGGTTTTGGATGAGGACCAACAAGAAGAAATCCATGAATATTTTCTGGAAGCCGAAAGTGATAACCTAGAAGAGGCCATGAAGGAGTTCGATGGGGAATATGAGGATGAGGAATTGCGGCTATATCGTCTTAAATTCATCAGCGAGGTAGCTAATTAG
- a CDS encoding carboxypeptidase-like regulatory domain-containing protein, giving the protein MKKKSSLIVKKSPISVRFVMLLMVMILGPHVFSQDDGFKEYVGEVYDIETKKPLIFATLTLENTNISTITNTEGEFSLKVPESNTSENIIISFLGYRTKRIPILQFKPDDNEIGMTELVTQLSEVNLSIPKDARALVKETLKKRGENYINNPTVMTAFYRETIKRRRQNVSLSEAVVNIYKAPYTSNRNDALKLFKARKSTDYSKLDTVALKLQGGPFNALFVDMVKYPNYIFADDLFEYYDFSFANSTRVDDKLIYVIKFEQKPGILDPLYTGKLYIDVDNKILTSAIYSLNITNRNLAAQMFVRKKPRNADVWPTEVAYRVDYREKDGKWYYGYSNVLMEFKINWDKKLFNSVYSMSCEMAITDWEENLSNDIPKYKDRIKSDIILTDEAVGFADPDFWGEYNIIEPEKSIESAIKKIQRQLKRGKIDGNGTSAASQ; this is encoded by the coding sequence ATGAAAAAGAAAAGTAGTCTTATTGTAAAGAAAAGCCCTATAAGCGTAAGGTTTGTGATGCTCTTGATGGTTATGATCTTAGGTCCCCATGTATTCTCCCAGGATGATGGCTTTAAAGAATATGTGGGTGAAGTCTACGATATTGAAACTAAAAAACCGTTGATTTTTGCCACCTTGACTTTGGAAAATACCAATATCAGTACTATTACCAATACTGAAGGGGAATTTTCACTTAAGGTTCCCGAATCCAATACCAGTGAGAATATTATTATTTCGTTTCTAGGTTATAGGACCAAGAGGATTCCAATACTGCAATTTAAACCCGATGATAATGAAATTGGAATGACAGAACTCGTTACCCAACTTTCTGAGGTAAACCTGAGCATACCCAAGGATGCAAGGGCCTTGGTAAAGGAAACTTTGAAGAAAAGGGGTGAGAACTATATCAACAATCCTACTGTTATGACTGCTTTTTATAGAGAAACTATAAAACGAAGAAGACAAAATGTTAGTCTTTCGGAGGCAGTGGTAAATATTTATAAGGCTCCATATACCAGTAACAGAAATGATGCGCTAAAACTTTTCAAAGCCAGAAAAAGTACAGATTATAGCAAATTGGATACAGTAGCTCTCAAACTTCAGGGTGGTCCGTTCAATGCTTTATTCGTGGATATGGTTAAATATCCCAATTATATATTCGCCGATGATTTATTTGAATACTATGACTTTTCGTTTGCCAATTCCACAAGAGTAGATGATAAGCTTATTTACGTTATTAAATTTGAACAAAAACCTGGCATTTTAGACCCTTTATATACAGGTAAACTCTACATAGATGTAGACAATAAGATTCTTACCAGTGCTATTTATTCGTTGAATATCACCAATAGAAATCTAGCGGCACAAATGTTCGTGAGAAAAAAACCTAGGAACGCGGATGTTTGGCCAACGGAGGTTGCCTATAGAGTAGATTACAGGGAAAAAGATGGAAAATGGTATTATGGTTATAGCAATGTGCTCATGGAGTTTAAAATAAATTGGGACAAAAAACTATTCAATTCCGTATATAGTATGAGCTGTGAAATGGCTATTACCGACTGGGAGGAAAATTTAAGCAACGATATACCGAAATATAAAGATCGTATAAAATCAGATATTATATTGACTGATGAGGCAGTTGGTTTTGCCGACCCTGATTTTTGGGGAGAGTATAACATCATTGAACCCGAAAAATCCATAGAATCTGCCATTAAAAAGATTCAAAGGCAATTAAAAAGGGGTAAAATTGATGGCAACGGAACTTCTGCGGCATCTCAATAA
- a CDS encoding S66 peptidase family protein, translating into MSTRRKFITTTIGLSIYSLIVPKLYPHQKSINTLPVKLYPKALKKGATIGLIAPGYIFSEETLSTATNELQSMGYQVYHTEKISRRHGYFSNTDAERAADLNHMFRNNDVDGILCIRGGYGCTRIMPLLDYDLISHNPKPLIGFSDVTALLNGIHKMTGLVTFHGPVGSTLDDTYSKKALINVVRKAKKNYVIGNAPLGDELKLNPEFERYTIYPGKAEGVLCGGSLTLVNALIGTPYEIDFTNKLVCLEDVGEAPYRIDRMLTQLIEGKTFRKAAGILIGVCKDCNSSTNSDSFTLKEVILDRIKPLGIPAAYGFSFGHVAQNFTFPIGTEAFFDADDLLFKLTEKPVS; encoded by the coding sequence GTGAGCACCAGAAGGAAATTTATTACGACTACGATAGGCCTGTCCATTTACAGTCTCATAGTCCCAAAACTGTATCCGCACCAAAAAAGTATAAACACATTACCAGTAAAGCTATATCCAAAGGCCTTAAAAAAAGGAGCTACGATCGGATTAATTGCTCCGGGTTACATATTCTCTGAGGAAACATTGTCAACCGCTACAAACGAATTGCAAAGTATGGGCTATCAAGTATATCATACGGAAAAAATATCAAGGCGTCACGGATATTTTAGTAATACGGATGCTGAGCGCGCCGCCGACCTTAATCATATGTTTCGGAACAATGACGTAGATGGTATATTATGCATACGCGGAGGATATGGTTGTACCCGGATTATGCCACTGCTTGATTATGATCTAATTTCGCATAACCCCAAGCCACTCATTGGGTTTAGCGATGTAACCGCCCTTTTGAATGGTATTCATAAAATGACCGGGCTCGTCACATTTCATGGCCCGGTAGGCAGCACCCTTGACGATACATACTCTAAAAAAGCACTTATTAACGTCGTTAGAAAAGCGAAGAAAAACTATGTTATTGGAAATGCCCCATTGGGTGATGAACTTAAATTAAATCCAGAATTTGAACGATATACCATTTATCCTGGAAAAGCCGAAGGTGTTTTATGTGGCGGTAGCCTCACTTTGGTAAATGCCCTTATTGGGACTCCCTACGAAATTGATTTTACTAATAAACTAGTCTGCCTTGAAGATGTTGGTGAGGCCCCCTACCGCATTGATAGAATGCTGACCCAATTGATAGAAGGAAAAACGTTCAGGAAGGCTGCAGGTATTCTCATTGGGGTTTGCAAAGACTGTAATTCAAGTACGAATTCCGATTCCTTTACATTAAAGGAAGTTATTTTGGATAGAATTAAACCTTTGGGAATTCCGGCTGCTTATGGATTCAGTTTTGGGCATGTGGCACAGAATTTTACCTTTCCCATAGGAACAGAGGCCTTTTTTGATGCCGATGATTTGCTTTTTAAACTAACCGAAAAACCGGTTTCTTGA